The following proteins come from a genomic window of bacterium:
- a CDS encoding fucose isomerase: MDNIPEIKLGIVAVSRDCFPVELSRERRRKVTAVCTKMGLPVVEIETIVENESHVAKAIMQMNEAKVNGLVIYLGNFGPETPETMLAQEFDGPVMFAAAAEETGSNLIQGRGDAFCGLLNASYNVGLRNLRPHIPEYPVGLPEEVARMIGDFLPVARTWIGLKNLKIFSFGPRPQDFLACNAPIKPLYDLGVEIMENSELDLYDIYRSAEGNPKIPEVAREMAAELGTGNNYPDLLNKLAQYEVALTEFMTENLGLASFGIFANKCWPSFEKYFGFVPCFVNSRLAARGIPVACEVDIYGAMSEYMAACASLLPPTILDINNTVPADLTDGQLKKFKLSDLFMGFHCGNTSSSCMLNYSMKYQLIMHRLMESGKNPDITRGTLEGRIRPGEITLFRLQSTADTQLRSYIAQGEILDIDPKSFGSIGVFAIPEMGRFYRHVLIEKRFPHHTAVAFSHVGKALFSTLRMLGVEDIGFNYPKTMIYKTENPFA; this comes from the coding sequence ATGGACAATATTCCTGAAATTAAACTCGGAATTGTTGCAGTGAGCCGCGACTGCTTCCCGGTGGAGCTGTCCAGGGAACGACGGCGTAAAGTTACTGCTGTATGTACAAAAATGGGATTACCCGTAGTTGAAATTGAGACGATAGTAGAAAATGAGTCTCATGTTGCCAAGGCCATTATGCAGATGAATGAAGCTAAAGTAAACGGGCTGGTGATTTACCTCGGAAACTTCGGCCCGGAGACGCCGGAAACTATGCTGGCTCAGGAATTTGACGGACCGGTGATGTTTGCCGCTGCTGCTGAAGAGACCGGATCCAATTTGATTCAGGGCCGAGGAGATGCCTTTTGCGGCCTGCTTAATGCCTCTTATAATGTCGGACTTAGGAACTTGAGGCCGCATATTCCGGAATATCCGGTGGGCTTACCGGAAGAGGTTGCGCGAATGATCGGCGATTTTCTGCCTGTCGCCCGTACCTGGATCGGTTTGAAAAATTTGAAGATATTTTCCTTTGGCCCCAGGCCCCAGGATTTCTTAGCCTGCAATGCACCCATCAAGCCCCTTTATGATCTGGGTGTGGAGATTATGGAAAACAGTGAACTGGACCTGTATGATATTTATCGTTCCGCAGAGGGCAACCCGAAAATTCCGGAAGTGGCCCGGGAAATGGCTGCCGAGCTGGGCACCGGGAATAATTACCCTGATCTATTGAATAAACTGGCTCAGTATGAAGTGGCTCTGACAGAATTTATGACTGAAAATCTCGGATTGGCGTCTTTTGGTATATTTGCCAATAAATGCTGGCCTTCTTTTGAAAAATATTTCGGATTTGTCCCCTGTTTTGTAAACTCCCGTCTGGCGGCCCGCGGTATTCCAGTTGCTTGCGAAGTGGATATTTATGGAGCAATGTCTGAATATATGGCAGCTTGCGCCTCGCTTCTCCCACCGACTATTCTGGATATAAATAACACTGTACCTGCGGACCTTACAGATGGGCAATTAAAGAAATTCAAGTTATCTGATCTGTTCATGGGCTTCCACTGCGGTAATACATCATCTTCCTGTATGTTGAATTATAGCATGAAATATCAGTTAATTATGCATCGGCTCATGGAGTCTGGTAAAAACCCCGACATCACCAGAGGTACTTTGGAAGGACGCATTCGTCCAGGGGAGATTACTCTTTTCCGGCTGCAGTCTACCGCAGACACACAGCTCAGGTCTTATATCGCCCAGGGAGAGATTCTCGATATTGACCCAAAATCATTCGGCAGCATAGGTGTGTTTGCCATACCTGAGATGGGCCGTTTCTACCGCCATGTCCTTATTGAGAAACGTTTTCCGCATCACACTGCTGTCGCATTCTCCCATGTTGGCAAAGCCTTGTTCAGTACACTGCGCATGCTGGGGGTGGAAGATATAGGATTTAATTATCCCAAAACGATGATATATAAAACGGAAAATCCATTTGCCTGA
- the araD gene encoding L-ribulose-5-phosphate 4-epimerase AraD, whose product MNSYKSLKEEAWEANQALAKSGLVFGTFGNVSAADRAKGVFAIKPSGLAYTDMKQQDMVVVDFNGAVVDSKLIPSTDAPTHLVLYQNIPGIDGITHTHSTYATAWAQAMKPIPVLGTTHADFLPLEVPCTKMLSDEQIRGDYEIETGRQIVNLLRNLSTEDVTMVLAAGHGPFTWGATALDSVKHSQILESIAKIAALTLQINPEVSYLKNTLINKHFQRKHGTDAYYGQK is encoded by the coding sequence ATGAACAGTTATAAATCACTAAAAGAAGAAGCCTGGGAAGCGAATCAGGCTCTGGCAAAAAGCGGACTGGTTTTTGGTACTTTTGGTAATGTTAGCGCTGCTGACCGGGCAAAGGGGGTGTTTGCCATAAAACCCAGCGGCCTGGCTTATACTGATATGAAACAACAGGATATGGTTGTTGTAGATTTTAACGGTGCTGTTGTTGATAGTAAACTAATACCCTCTACTGATGCTCCTACACATCTGGTGCTTTATCAAAATATCCCTGGAATCGACGGGATAACTCATACTCATTCGACCTATGCGACTGCCTGGGCCCAGGCAATGAAACCAATCCCTGTCCTGGGGACGACTCATGCTGATTTTTTACCCCTGGAAGTGCCCTGTACAAAAATGTTGAGCGATGAACAGATCCGGGGTGATTATGAAATTGAAACGGGCAGACAGATCGTTAATCTGCTCCGTAACCTGTCTACTGAAGATGTAACGATGGTTTTGGCTGCCGGCCACGGTCCCTTTACCTGGGGCGCAACTGCCCTGGATTCAGTAAAGCATAGTCAGATTCTGGAATCAATTGCAAAAATAGCTGCGCTGACTCTGCAGATAAATCCTGAAGTATCTTATTTGAAAAATACACTCATCAATAAACATTTTCAAAGAAAACACGGCACGGATGCCTATTACGGACAAAAATGA
- a CDS encoding ribulokinase has product MDNRYVIGADFGTDSVRILIVDSDNGREITSAVCEYARWKEGRYCDPAANQFRQHPMDYIEAFETAVKTALSQAPESTASAVKAIGIDTTGSTPCAVDKKGVPLALYERFRNNPNAMFILWKDHTAVAEAEEINAACSSSTGNNYIKYVGGIYSSEWFWAKILHVLREDNQVKDAAYSWMEHCDWMPALLTGNSDAAAIKRSRCAAGHKALWHTAWKGLPPETFLSSLDNRLSGLRERLYSETFTADVSAGNLSREWSERLGLGTDVQVAVGAFDAHLGAVGAQIEPYHLCKVMGTSTCDILVAPMKDVENRLVHGICGQVDGSVLPGMLGMEAGQSSFGDVYAWFRDILMFPFPRQEIHGSNGIGFGELEDKIIPALSKAAEVLPVDPSGPIAVDWLNGRRSPDANQRLKMGITGLNLSTDASRIFKTLVEATAFGAKAIVDRFISEGIPIHGIIGTGGVAKKNPFIMQTISDVLNMPMRITRSEQTVALGSAMAGATAAGIFTSLQDAQERMGQGFEQTYIPHAGNVKLYDRLYEKYKELGAFIEKTAAGE; this is encoded by the coding sequence ATGGATAATCGTTATGTGATAGGTGCTGATTTCGGAACAGATTCCGTACGTATATTGATTGTTGATTCTGATAACGGCAGGGAAATTACGTCCGCAGTCTGCGAATATGCACGCTGGAAAGAGGGTCGTTACTGTGATCCTGCCGCTAATCAGTTTCGGCAGCATCCTATGGATTATATAGAAGCATTTGAGACTGCAGTTAAAACTGCTTTATCACAAGCACCTGAAAGTACAGCTTCCGCTGTTAAGGCAATCGGCATTGACACTACCGGCTCTACGCCTTGTGCAGTTGATAAAAAAGGAGTTCCTCTGGCTTTATATGAAAGATTCCGCAACAATCCCAATGCCATGTTTATATTATGGAAAGACCATACTGCAGTCGCTGAAGCAGAAGAGATAAATGCTGCCTGCAGCAGCAGTACGGGGAATAATTATATAAAGTATGTCGGGGGAATCTATTCTTCCGAATGGTTCTGGGCCAAAATCCTGCACGTTCTTCGGGAAGATAACCAAGTAAAAGATGCCGCCTATTCCTGGATGGAGCATTGTGATTGGATGCCTGCGCTTCTTACAGGAAACAGTGATGCAGCAGCTATTAAGCGCAGCAGATGTGCAGCAGGGCATAAAGCTTTATGGCATACTGCATGGAAGGGCTTGCCTCCTGAAACATTCCTTTCATCTCTGGACAATCGATTATCAGGGCTTCGGGAGAGGCTTTATTCTGAAACCTTTACTGCAGATGTGTCTGCCGGTAATTTAAGCAGGGAATGGTCTGAACGATTGGGACTTGGAACAGACGTCCAAGTAGCGGTCGGAGCTTTTGATGCACATCTTGGTGCGGTAGGAGCACAGATAGAACCATATCATCTATGCAAAGTTATGGGTACCTCTACTTGTGATATTCTGGTAGCGCCTATGAAAGATGTCGAAAACAGGCTGGTACATGGTATTTGCGGCCAGGTGGACGGATCGGTATTGCCAGGGATGCTGGGTATGGAAGCAGGGCAATCATCATTTGGCGATGTTTATGCCTGGTTTCGCGATATACTGATGTTTCCTTTTCCCCGGCAGGAAATCCACGGAAGTAATGGTATCGGATTTGGGGAATTAGAAGATAAAATTATTCCTGCCCTGTCAAAAGCAGCAGAAGTCTTACCAGTAGATCCTTCGGGCCCTATTGCAGTAGACTGGCTTAACGGCAGGCGTAGTCCGGATGCCAACCAGAGGCTTAAAATGGGTATAACAGGCTTAAATTTATCAACTGATGCATCCAGAATATTCAAAACTCTAGTTGAGGCTACCGCTTTTGGAGCTAAAGCCATTGTTGATCGATTTATAAGTGAGGGTATACCCATTCATGGTATTATCGGAACGGGCGGAGTAGCTAAAAAAAATCCTTTTATTATGCAGACAATCTCTGATGTTTTGAATATGCCTATGCGAATCACTCGGTCTGAACAGACTGTCGCGTTAGGCAGTGCCATGGCAGGTGCAACTGCTGCTGGGATTTTCACATCTCTGCAGGACGCTCAAGAAAGAATGGGCCAGGGTTTTGAACAGACCTACATACCCCATGCCGGGAATGTGAAACTATATGATCGTCTATATGAAAAATATAAGGAGCTTGGTGCTTTTATTGAAAAAACAGCAGCAGGAGAATAG
- a CDS encoding substrate-binding domain-containing protein — protein sequence MATIKEIADQADVSIGTVDRVLHKRGNVSHNAEVRVLKAIDKLKYTPNIFARQLKLSRTFTFGVIMPEYEQDSGYWKLPSIGINKAAKELEAHRISIRYFQYDRYSNMSFSKSCEEALQAKLDGYLMAPSSSAIAREFADRLSDNIPCVFFDSPVPDSNGLCSIVQDSYASGYLAGRLMSLLTDSQSTIVAIRGLSCDYHIKQRINGFAEYYSENNLTAPVIIDTPPEGSVQYLSKGIESILTEYTGVKGLFISHALTYCAAQVIEKQNKSDKIHVIGYDLIRENITYLKRGLIDFLISQQSRQQGYRGIYLLFRKVVLNEAVTPTVMMPIDIITRENVDFYQKD from the coding sequence ATGGCAACTATAAAAGAGATCGCTGATCAAGCAGATGTTTCCATTGGTACTGTTGACCGTGTGCTCCACAAACGGGGGAATGTGTCGCATAATGCAGAGGTCCGGGTTCTCAAGGCTATTGATAAACTCAAATACACGCCCAATATTTTTGCCCGTCAGCTAAAACTATCCAGAACATTTACATTCGGCGTCATAATGCCTGAGTATGAACAAGACAGCGGTTATTGGAAACTGCCTTCTATCGGTATAAACAAGGCTGCAAAGGAGCTTGAGGCACATCGTATATCAATCCGTTATTTCCAATATGACCGTTATTCTAACATGTCTTTTTCTAAATCTTGTGAAGAGGCTCTTCAGGCAAAACTGGATGGTTATTTAATGGCGCCTTCTTCATCAGCAATTGCCAGAGAATTCGCCGACCGGCTGTCTGATAATATCCCCTGTGTATTCTTTGATTCGCCGGTGCCGGATAGTAACGGATTATGCAGTATCGTCCAGGATTCTTATGCCAGCGGATATTTAGCCGGCCGCCTGATGAGTCTGCTGACTGACAGCCAGTCCACTATTGTTGCCATTCGCGGGCTCTCCTGTGATTATCATATTAAGCAGAGAATTAACGGTTTTGCCGAGTATTATTCAGAAAATAATCTGACTGCACCGGTAATCATAGATACTCCGCCTGAAGGCAGTGTCCAATATCTCAGTAAAGGAATCGAATCAATATTGACAGAGTATACAGGTGTAAAGGGGCTCTTTATATCTCATGCTCTTACATATTGTGCTGCACAGGTAATTGAGAAGCAGAATAAATCCGATAAAATCCATGTGATTGGTTACGATCTCATCAGGGAAAATATTACTTATTTAAAACGGGGCTTAATTGATTTTCTTATAAGTCAGCAATCACGCCAACAAGGGTATCGCGGTATTTATTTGCTGTTCAGAAAAGTGGTTTTAAATGAGGCGGTGACTCCGACTGTGATGATGCCTATTGATATCATAACCAGGGAAAATGTAGATTTTTACCAAAAAGATTAA
- a CDS encoding DUF89 family protein yields MKSDIQCLYCLIKQAYNTARIATSDKSIQRRILNLMADKIPQADLSESPAVLSTPVYSLVSEVTGIPDPYYQIKRQTNREAMALIPQLHPLIDAAADPLDAALHLAVAGNIIDLGIGHEFNIAVDIKSILHVPFAVNNETDFREELTAGRKLLYLGDNSGEIVFDRLLIEYLLQFDLKITYVVKSGPIINDVLMEDAEEAGITSLVPVIKTGSSDIGVNFNNASGSFIEAFESADVIISKGHGNFESCEHRSENIYFLLKAKCEVVADALGVNLGDIVFKRNVQK; encoded by the coding sequence ATGAAATCCGACATCCAATGCCTTTACTGTCTAATCAAACAGGCATATAATACAGCCCGTATTGCCACATCTGACAAGAGTATCCAACGCAGGATATTAAACCTGATGGCTGACAAGATTCCTCAGGCCGACCTGTCTGAATCTCCGGCTGTTCTCTCAACACCTGTTTACAGCCTTGTCTCAGAAGTGACCGGGATTCCTGATCCCTATTATCAAATCAAACGACAGACAAATCGGGAGGCAATGGCATTGATTCCTCAACTACATCCCCTCATCGACGCTGCTGCTGATCCACTTGATGCAGCCCTCCATTTGGCCGTGGCCGGCAACATTATTGATCTTGGTATCGGACACGAATTTAATATTGCCGTAGATATAAAGAGCATCCTCCACGTACCCTTTGCAGTCAACAATGAGACCGACTTCCGCGAGGAACTGACTGCCGGTCGAAAACTGCTCTATCTGGGAGACAATTCCGGTGAGATCGTATTTGACCGCTTGCTGATTGAATATCTTCTGCAGTTTGATCTTAAAATTACCTATGTTGTTAAGTCAGGACCGATTATTAATGATGTACTCATGGAAGATGCTGAAGAGGCCGGTATAACCTCACTGGTTCCTGTCATCAAAACAGGCTCCAGCGACATAGGAGTAAATTTTAATAATGCATCCGGATCATTTATAGAAGCCTTTGAATCTGCTGATGTCATCATCTCTAAAGGTCACGGTAATTTTGAATCATGTGAGCATCGCTCTGAAAACATCTATTTTCTCCTGAAGGCCAAATGTGAAGTGGTAGCTGATGCCCTGGGTGTAAATTTGGGTGATATTGTATTTAAGAGGAATGTTCAGAAATAA
- a CDS encoding valine--tRNA ligase — translation MAFDQLDKIYSPLKVEDKWYQRWLEKGLFHADAVTKKPRYTIMIPPPNVTGMLTMGHVLNNTVQDILIRWKHMDGYETLWMPGTDHAGIATQNKVEAMLKTEGLSRHDLGREKLVKRIWEWKEKYGGIILQQLKKLGASCDWERERFTMDEGLSRAVREVFVRLYEKGLIYRGRRLINWCPRCHTALADEEAPSSEKDGQFWHIAYPLTNGEGEIVVFTTRPETMLGDTAVAVHPDDKRYKKLIGETVKLPLTNREIPIIADEHADPQKGSGAVKITPAHDFDDFEVGQRNGLDLIQVIDENGFMNENAGSYRGLDRFEARRKIVDDLKGLGLLKGTEPRVIPIPKCYRCGTVVEPFLSDQWFVKMGPLAEPSIEAVRKGRIKFYPKHWEETYFHWMENIKDWCISRQIWWGHRIPAWTCPEGHVTVSRDTPNACRECGSTELTQDPDVLDTWFSSWLWPFSTLGWPDKTDDLKAFFPTDTLATGPDIIFFWVARMIMASLEFMGDIPFTDVYFNGMIRDLSGRKMSKSLGNSPDPLWLINGADKNTVKEFASRNPSYKKGIPAYGADAIRLTMVYLTPLGGDIHFDHTLVEFGQKFCNKIWNAARFVLMNLETDRAINSVKEYKHDDALINRWILSRLQKVIESARQSLETYRFNDAVRSLYSFTWNEFCDWYLEMVKPALYQNEDTEMKHRAQEVLFTVLSDILKLLHPFIPFITEEIYHALLSRVGKEDVDLSLMAVRYPVMDENFIDDEAEKRLGLIQGTITVIRNIRSEMNVPPGKKAEVFLKGREYLVDIIKSGDVYIKSLGSVDKITAGVDLERPAGSAMGFAKGVEIFIPLGGLIDIDVEKKRIAQEIERLENFITGIERKLINRDFIERAPKEVVNKEKQKQADAHEKLETLRKNLDFLI, via the coding sequence ATGGCTTTTGATCAGTTGGATAAAATTTATTCACCTCTGAAAGTGGAAGACAAGTGGTATCAAAGATGGCTTGAAAAAGGGCTTTTCCACGCTGATGCTGTTACTAAGAAACCACGATACACTATTATGATTCCTCCTCCGAATGTAACCGGTATGCTGACAATGGGGCACGTTCTTAATAACACTGTTCAGGATATTTTAATCCGCTGGAAGCATATGGACGGATATGAAACACTCTGGATGCCGGGCACAGATCATGCAGGAATAGCTACTCAGAATAAAGTGGAGGCAATGCTTAAAACAGAGGGCTTGTCAAGGCATGACCTCGGCCGCGAAAAATTGGTCAAAAGGATATGGGAGTGGAAGGAGAAATACGGCGGAATCATTCTGCAGCAGTTAAAAAAATTAGGCGCATCCTGTGACTGGGAAAGAGAACGCTTTACAATGGATGAGGGGCTGTCAAGAGCAGTCAGAGAAGTTTTTGTAAGGTTATACGAAAAAGGCCTCATATATCGGGGCAGGCGTCTTATAAACTGGTGTCCGAGATGTCATACTGCACTTGCAGATGAAGAGGCTCCTTCTTCTGAAAAAGACGGTCAGTTCTGGCACATTGCTTATCCTCTTACAAACGGGGAAGGAGAAATTGTAGTATTTACAACAAGGCCTGAAACAATGCTTGGAGATACTGCAGTTGCAGTTCATCCTGATGATAAGAGATATAAAAAATTAATAGGCGAAACAGTTAAACTGCCTTTAACAAACAGAGAAATTCCCATAATTGCAGATGAACATGCAGATCCTCAAAAAGGAAGCGGTGCTGTTAAAATAACACCTGCCCACGATTTTGATGATTTTGAAGTGGGGCAGAGAAACGGCCTTGATCTGATACAGGTTATTGATGAGAATGGATTTATGAATGAAAATGCAGGCTCGTACAGGGGGCTTGACAGATTCGAAGCACGCAGAAAAATAGTGGATGATTTAAAAGGCCTTGGGCTTTTAAAAGGCACAGAACCGAGGGTCATACCAATACCTAAATGTTACAGATGCGGTACAGTAGTAGAGCCCTTTCTTTCCGATCAATGGTTTGTAAAGATGGGGCCCCTTGCAGAGCCGTCGATAGAAGCTGTCCGTAAAGGGAGGATAAAGTTCTACCCGAAACACTGGGAAGAAACATACTTTCACTGGATGGAAAACATAAAGGACTGGTGTATAAGCAGACAGATATGGTGGGGACACAGAATTCCGGCATGGACCTGTCCCGAAGGGCATGTAACAGTATCACGGGACACGCCAAATGCCTGCAGAGAGTGCGGAAGTACTGAACTGACTCAGGATCCTGATGTGCTGGATACGTGGTTCTCATCCTGGCTTTGGCCTTTCAGTACACTCGGATGGCCGGATAAAACTGATGATCTTAAAGCTTTTTTCCCTACTGACACTCTTGCAACAGGCCCGGATATTATATTTTTCTGGGTTGCCCGAATGATAATGGCATCTCTTGAGTTTATGGGCGATATTCCTTTTACAGATGTATATTTTAACGGAATGATCCGTGATCTTTCAGGGCGCAAGATGTCCAAATCTCTTGGAAATTCTCCTGATCCGCTGTGGCTTATAAATGGTGCGGATAAGAATACCGTAAAAGAATTTGCATCAAGAAACCCGTCTTATAAAAAGGGAATACCTGCTTACGGTGCAGATGCAATACGCCTTACAATGGTTTATCTTACTCCTCTCGGCGGAGATATCCATTTTGATCATACTCTTGTAGAGTTCGGGCAGAAATTCTGCAATAAGATATGGAATGCTGCGCGTTTTGTATTGATGAATCTTGAAACTGACAGGGCAATAAATTCTGTTAAAGAATACAAACATGATGACGCTCTTATTAACAGATGGATTTTGAGCAGGCTGCAGAAGGTTATTGAAAGTGCAAGGCAGAGCCTTGAAACGTATAGATTCAATGATGCTGTGCGTTCTCTTTACAGCTTTACGTGGAATGAGTTCTGTGACTGGTATCTGGAAATGGTTAAACCTGCGCTTTATCAAAATGAAGATACGGAAATGAAGCACAGAGCACAAGAAGTTCTTTTCACGGTTCTCAGTGATATACTTAAACTGCTGCATCCGTTTATTCCCTTTATTACGGAAGAGATTTATCATGCACTTCTCAGCAGAGTAGGGAAAGAAGATGTGGATCTTTCACTTATGGCAGTCCGGTATCCTGTTATGGATGAAAATTTTATTGATGACGAAGCTGAAAAACGTCTCGGGCTTATTCAGGGAACAATTACTGTAATAAGAAATATAAGAAGCGAAATGAATGTTCCGCCCGGAAAAAAAGCAGAGGTATTTTTAAAGGGCAGAGAATATCTTGTTGATATTATAAAGTCAGGTGATGTCTATATAAAGAGCCTCGGTTCAGTTGATAAAATTACAGCTGGTGTTGATCTTGAGAGGCCTGCAGGTTCGGCAATGGGCTTTGCTAAAGGGGTTGAGATATTTATCCCTCTTGGAGGGCTGATAGATATTGATGTGGAGAAAAAGAGAATTGCTCAGGAGATTGAACGGCTTGAGAATTTTATTACAGGTATTGAACGAAAGCTGATCAATCGTGATTTTATTGAGAGGGCTCCGAAAGAAGTAGTCAACAAGGAGAAACAGAAACAAGCTGATGCTCATGAAAAACTGGAAACATTGAGAAAAAATCTGGATTTTCTGATATAG
- a CDS encoding DUF4139 domain-containing protein: MKKGTLIAVILLSAAALAARDHVAVTIYNQNRALVREIRSMNIVKGTGILSFKDVASRIDPTSVYFISQTSPDKLTVIEQNYEYDLVNSDKILNKYIDKNITLVSKDGDVFKGILLSRGGGNIVLSTNRGIKIIRQDVLERYDLPELPSGLITKPTLVWQVNNLGPVNQDVEVSYLTGGMTWHAEYIAVVSNDDKKLSLNGWVSIKNSSGTAFSNAKIKLVAGDVNVAKKTNPAPRSEAGALYMAKQAPQFEEKSFFEYHLYTLNRPATLKNNQIKQITLFPAAKVDTKKVYTFDSVKSGNKVAVKLVFKNKKSSGLGLPLPKGKIRVYKQDEDGAQEFIGEDYIDHTPKGEEINVLLGNAFDITGKRKSVSQKKISKRVREETYEISLRNHKDVPVQIVVLEHLWGDWKIMKSSHPYTKKDVSTIKFVVTVKPESSETVSYTSRLSW; the protein is encoded by the coding sequence ATGAAGAAGGGAACTCTTATAGCAGTTATTTTGCTTTCTGCTGCAGCCCTTGCAGCGAGAGATCATGTAGCAGTTACTATTTATAATCAAAACAGGGCGCTTGTAAGAGAAATACGCTCTATGAACATAGTGAAGGGAACCGGTATACTCTCTTTTAAAGATGTTGCGTCGAGGATTGATCCCACGTCTGTTTACTTTATCTCACAAACATCACCTGACAAGCTGACAGTTATAGAGCAGAATTATGAGTATGATCTTGTTAATTCCGATAAAATATTAAATAAGTATATTGATAAAAATATTACTCTTGTTTCAAAAGACGGAGATGTCTTTAAAGGAATTCTCCTAAGCAGAGGAGGAGGTAATATTGTTTTATCAACTAACAGAGGAATTAAAATTATCCGTCAGGATGTGCTTGAAAGATATGACTTGCCCGAACTGCCCTCAGGGCTTATTACAAAGCCTACTCTTGTGTGGCAGGTAAATAACCTGGGCCCCGTAAATCAGGATGTTGAGGTAAGCTATTTAACAGGCGGAATGACCTGGCATGCAGAATATATTGCTGTTGTGTCAAATGACGATAAGAAGCTGAGTCTCAACGGCTGGGTTTCAATCAAAAACTCTTCAGGTACAGCATTCAGCAATGCAAAAATTAAACTTGTTGCAGGTGATGTAAATGTTGCGAAAAAAACCAACCCTGCCCCGAGATCGGAAGCAGGTGCTCTCTACATGGCCAAACAGGCACCTCAATTTGAGGAAAAGAGCTTCTTTGAATATCATCTTTATACTTTAAACAGACCTGCAACACTCAAAAATAATCAAATCAAACAGATTACACTGTTTCCGGCTGCAAAAGTCGACACAAAAAAGGTGTATACGTTTGATTCTGTGAAATCAGGGAATAAAGTGGCTGTAAAGCTTGTTTTTAAGAATAAAAAATCATCAGGGCTGGGATTACCTCTGCCAAAAGGAAAGATTAGAGTTTATAAACAGGATGAAGATGGTGCACAGGAATTTATCGGTGAAGATTATATTGACCATACCCCGAAAGGCGAAGAGATAAATGTGCTTTTAGGAAACGCCTTTGACATTACAGGTAAAAGAAAATCAGTATCACAAAAGAAAATAAGCAAGCGTGTAAGAGAGGAGACGTATGAGATTTCCCTGCGAAATCATAAGGATGTTCCTGTACAGATAGTTGTTCTGGAACATTTATGGGGAGATTGGAAAATTATGAAGAGTTCTCATCCTTATACTAAAAAAGATGTATCCACAATTAAGTTTGTTGTTACAGTAAAACCTGAAAGCAGCGAAACAGTATCTTATACTTCGCGTCTTTCATGGTAG